In a genomic window of Trichoderma atroviride chromosome 4, complete sequence:
- a CDS encoding uncharacterized protein (EggNog:ENOG41~antiSMASH:Cluster_4.4~SMCOG1034:cytochrome P450) — translation MMGLLGSGIFTLNGHSWSHARAVLRPCFAKQNKEDMVSMLETHFQALLRRIPLGGETVDVQPLFFWLTMDFATHFLMGHSTHVLDRASSHAKEKQFVDDYLTCSTEIVRKMQLGPLQIFSFNFGAMRARSRVFKYIDDFISVSLDKEGENDDATNSGLNVLQGLAALTTDRKQLRDQILHILVASRDTTACLLSNLFFVLSRKPHVYERLRQEVLSVAGTEPATSNQLNSMEYLKWCVQESLRLHPVIPTNAREASKDTILPYGGGKDGNSPLLIKKGSLVMYNTYAMHRDTEVFGPDAEEFVPERWNGLRPGWGYLPFNGGPRICIGQKFALLETHYLVSRMVQTFETIKTNKDTEWVELYALATTCKDGVNVSLKRA, via the exons ATGATGGGGCTTCTCGGAAGCGGCATCTTTACCCTGAACGGACACTCGTGGTCACATGCCAGAGCTGTCTTGCGACCTTGCTTCGCaaagcaaaacaaagaagacaTGGTTAGCATGCTCGAAACGCACTTCCAGGCCCTGCTTAGAAGAATCCCTCTTGGTGGGGAGACTGTTGATGTACAGCcgctcttcttttggcttACCATGGACTTTGCGACACATTTCCTCATGGGCCACTCGACGCATGTGCTTGATCGCGCATCGAGCCatgccaaagagaagcagttTGTAGATGACTACTTGACATGCTCGACGGAGATTGTTAGGAAGATGCAACTCGGTCCACTTCAAATATTCTCCTTCAATTTTGGGGCGATGAGGGCACGGAGCCGTGTGTTCAAATACATTGACGATTTCATCAGCGTGTCTCTGGataaagaaggagaaaatgATGACGCTACGAATTCTGGACTCAATGTTCTACAAGGTTTAGCAGCCCTGACAACAGATCGGAAGCAGCTGAGAGATCAGATCCTCCATATACTCGTTGCAAGTCGAGATACTACGGCTTGTCTCCTGAGCAATTtgttttttgtcttgtctagGAAGCCACATGTCTACGAAAGGTTGAGGCAAGAAGTTCTTTCAGTCGCAGGTACGGAACCAGCGACAAGCAATCAGCTGAATAGCATGGAGTATCTGAAGTGGTGTGTTCAAGAAT CTTTGAGACTCCATCCTGTAATCCCGACCAATGCTCGCGAGGCCTCCAAAGACACGATTCTCCCATATGGCGGTGGCAAAGACGGCAATTCacctcttctcatcaagaAAGGAAGTCTTGTCATGTATAATACCTACGCCATGCATCGAGATACAGAGGTTTTTGGACCTGATGCTGAAGAATTCGTGCCCGAGCGGTGGAATGGACTCAGACCAGGCTGGGGATATCTGCCATTTAACGGCGGACCGCGAATCTGTATCGGCC AAAAGTTTGCGCTCTTGGAAACTCATTATTTAGTATCGAGAATGGTACAGACTTTTGAGACGATAAAGACGAATAAAGATACAGAATGGGTCGAGCTCTATGCCCTTGCAACAACTTGCAAGGATGGAGTAAACGTCAGCCTTAAAAGAGCTTAA